GAACTTTAACGATGCCGTCTTCTCCATTGCCTACATCACCACCACCATTCCCGACTGGCGCTGGGTGGTCAACCTCGGCGTCCAAGCCAACCTCGACCGCTTTAATATGGGGAACAACGCTTTTTATCGGGGAACAGTCTGGGGACGTTTGGCCTATAGCCGCCCCATCGGCCTTCACATTGGTGTTGTGGGACAATCGGGTGTCAAAAGCACCTACCTGTTCCCCATCCTGGGTTTTGACTGGTCCTTTCATGAAAAGTGGCAGCTCCGAGCGATCTTCCCCCTCGACTTTTCTCTCAACTACTATTTTGCCAAGCACTGGTCAGCAGCTTTGAGCTATAGCAATTTTGGGGGATGGTACCGCTCCTTTCACCGGGTGAGCAAGCGGGCTGCCGATCCCAACTCGATGGTCTCGGTCCATGCAACAGGTCTTGATCTGGGGATCAACCTCAACACCCGCTACGTCTACGTTGGGGTCTTTGGGGGCGTCAACTTTGGCGGCTGGATCCTCCTCCGCAACCGGCACGGGGCCAAGCCCCGCTACTTCCACTACGATCCAGCTGGCTACGTCGGCGCTAAAGCTGCCCTGAAGTTTTAAGCAAAGA
This portion of the Candidatus Neptunochlamydia vexilliferae genome encodes:
- a CDS encoding DUF6268 family outer membrane beta-barrel protein; this translates as MKWLLFLLFPLLLQAVNYTLATDYCFIHRKERVYIDGYFAAVGGADIDKKGFRGSDLHYSEGAGAIFINAYPAEDHALSFEFGYGHMRLDWDKNPAFNQKNFNDAVFSIAYITTTIPDWRWVVNLGVQANLDRFNMGNNAFYRGTVWGRLAYSRPIGLHIGVVGQSGVKSTYLFPILGFDWSFHEKWQLRAIFPLDFSLNYYFAKHWSAALSYSNFGGWYRSFHRVSKRAADPNSMVSVHATGLDLGINLNTRYVYVGVFGGVNFGGWILLRNRHGAKPRYFHYDPAGYVGAKAALKF